The following is a genomic window from Amycolatopsis australiensis.
GCCGTCGGCTTCCAGCTCGGCGCGCAGGGCGGCGAAGTTCTCGATGATGCCGTTGTGCACGACGGCGACGCGCTGCGAGGCGTCCCGGTGCGGGTGCGAGTTGCGGTCGATCGGCGCGCCGTGGGTGGCCCAGCGCGTGTGCCCCATGCCGGCGGTGCCGCCGAAGTGGTCGCGGCCGACCTTGTCGAGCTCGGCTTCCAGGTTGGCCAGGCGCCCGGCCTTGCGCTCGACGGTCAGCGAACCGGCGCCGTCGAGGACCGCGACACCGGCCGAGTCGTAACCGCGGTACTCCATGCGCCGGAGCCCGCCGAGGACGACGTCCAGAGCCGGGCGGTGCCCGACATATCCCACGATTCCACACACGCGCACCAGCCTAACGAGGGACGTTCAGCGGGTTGACGGGGTCCGGAAAGGCCGATTGACCTGCACGAACACTCGGCCGGGTGGTTCAAACCAATCCACCCCGGCCTGGAACGATCCACCCAAGCGCCCCAAGGCGGCCTTGGTTGCGTCTGACGCACCCAAGGCGGCCTTCGGTGCGTCTGACGCACCCAAGGCCACATTGGGGCGCTCGGGCCGGGGCGGCGGGCGAGCCGCGGGAGGGCTCGCACAGTAGGGTTCCGGCCATGGCCAGCAAGCCCAAGCAGCTGCTCGCGGAGTTGACGCACCCGGGCCCGCACGAGGTCCTGCGGGGCAATCTCGCCCTGGTCGGCCTGCCCGGCGTGGTCTTCACGCCACGCGCCGGCCTCGGGCTGCCCGCCGTCGCCTTCGGGCACGGCTGGCTGCAGCCGCCCGAGCGGTACCGGCAGCTGCTGCACCACCTCGCCAGCTGGGGCATCGTCGCCGCCGCGCCCGCGACGCAGCGGGGGCCGCTGCCGTCGCACCGGCTGCTCGCCGCCGACCTGATGACCACCCTCGACGTCGTCACGACCGTGCGGCTCGGACCGGACGGCATCAGCGTCGATCCCGCCAAGCTCGGCCTCGCCGGGCACTCGACCGGCGGCGGCTCGGCCGTCCTCGCCGCGGCGCAGGACGCGCCGGCCGAGCACCCCCGGATCAAGGCCGTCGCCACCATCGCCGCCGCTCAGACGCTGCCGCCCGCCACCGAGTCGGCGAAGGCCATCACCGTTCCCGGCCTGCACCTCGCCGCCGAAGAGGACCTGGTCGCCCCGAAGGTCGGGCACGCCGAGGCGATCACGAACGCCTGGGGCGGCGACGACGTCCAGCTGCGCACCCTCGGCAAGGCGACCCACCTGGGCGTCACCGAGGGCAGGCACTGGTCACAGCTGATCATGCACGGCAAGCCGCACCGCAAGACGCAGCAGCTCACGCGCGCGCTGTTCACGGCGTTCTTCCTCACGCACCTGACCGGCACCGACAAGTACCGGCCCCTGCTCGAAGCCGACGTCAAGCGCGCCACCATCGAACGCGAGGAAGAACCCGCGCACTGAGCGCTCAGACGAGCCAGCTGGTGCTGGAGAAGTCGTCCTCGTCGTCGGGCTGCCGGGCGTGCCTGCCCCGCCGCGGGGGCTCCGGCGCCGGGGGTTCCGGTGCCGGCTCCGGGCGCGGCGCGGCCGTGACCGGAGTTCCGTAGCTCGGCGTCGGGTAGTTCGGGTACCCGGTGCCGGCTTCCTCGTCCTGGACGCCGAACTCCATCAGCGACTCGCGGCTCTTGTCGGCCAGGGTCTTCTCCGTCGCCCAGCCGCCCGCGCTCTGCTTGCGCTTGTTGAGCTCGTCCATGTGCTCGGCGTACTTCTGCGCGGCGGCCAGCTCCTGCTTCAGCCCCTCGCGGGCCTGCGCCTCCGCCTCCGCGACCCGGCGCTCCCGCAGGCCCCGCTGCTCGTCCTGCTCGCGCGCCGCGGCCTCCATCGTCGAGATCGCCGCGCGGTACCGGTCTTCGGCGCTGCTCATCGGCCCTCCTCCCGTCACCGGTCGTACCGGATCGACCGGTCGCCCTCGTCGTCCAGCGAGCCGCTGATCCGGCCCTTGGCGCCGCTCGTCTCGAAGACGCCGCCTTCGATGCGGTACTGGCTCGGCCCGCGCTGCTGGTCACCGCCGCCACCACCGGGCGCGGCACCCATGCCGCCCATCATGCCGCCCATGCCACCCATGCCGGTCATCCCGCTCATGCCGCCCGGCGCGCTCGCGGTGGCTTGGTGCATTCCCGGGTCGACCGGGGTGGCGCCGAGCCCGGCACCGCCGTCGGACATCGGGAGCGACGCGTCGCTACCCGTGTGCGCACCCGGGTCGAGCGAGACGGCGCCCGCGAAGTCGGCCGAACCACCGCCGGTGACGGCGGAGC
Proteins encoded in this region:
- a CDS encoding dienelactone hydrolase family protein, whose product is MASKPKQLLAELTHPGPHEVLRGNLALVGLPGVVFTPRAGLGLPAVAFGHGWLQPPERYRQLLHHLASWGIVAAAPATQRGPLPSHRLLAADLMTTLDVVTTVRLGPDGISVDPAKLGLAGHSTGGGSAVLAAAQDAPAEHPRIKAVATIAAAQTLPPATESAKAITVPGLHLAAEEDLVAPKVGHAEAITNAWGGDDVQLRTLGKATHLGVTEGRHWSQLIMHGKPHRKTQQLTRALFTAFFLTHLTGTDKYRPLLEADVKRATIEREEEPAH